TGCCGAAGGAGGTGTACGGGCGCGACTTCCGCTTCCTTCCCCGGCCCGAGCTGCTCAGCTTCGAGGAGATCACCCGGCTGGTGCGGGTGTTCGTGGGGAACGGGGTGCGCAAGGTGCGCCTCACCGGGGGCGAGCCCCTGCTGCGCCGCGGCCTGCCCGACCTGGTCGGCCAGATCGTCGCCGTCGAGGGGCTGGAGGACCTCGCCCTCACCACCAACGGGGTGCTGCTCGCCCGCCACGCGGGGGCGCTCCGGGACGCCGGGCTGCAACGGGTCACGGTCAGCCTCGACTCCGTCGACGACGCCGTCTTCCGGCGGATGAACGATATGGACGTGCCCCTGGCCCGGGTGGTGGAGGGCATCGACGCGGCCATCGCGGCCGGCCTGGCGCCGGTGAAGCTGAACGCGGTGGTCCGGCGGGGGGTCAACGACGCCGGGGTGCTCGACCTGGCCCGGTTCGCCCGGGATCGGGGCTGCGTGCTCCGGTTCATCGAGTTCATGGACGTGGGCACAACCAACGGGTGGCGGCTGGAGGAGGTCGTCCCCGCCGCCGAGCTGGTGGC
This genomic interval from Candidatus Dormiibacterota bacterium contains the following:
- the moaA gene encoding GTP 3',8-cyclase MoaA codes for the protein MFDQFRRPLRDLRVSVTDRCNFRCTYCMPKEVYGRDFRFLPRPELLSFEEITRLVRVFVGNGVRKVRLTGGEPLLRRGLPDLVGQIVAVEGLEDLALTTNGVLLARHAGALRDAGLQRVTVSLDSVDDAVFRRMNDMDVPLARVVEGIDAAIAAGLAPVKLNAVVRRGVNDAGVLDLARFARDRGCVLRFIEFMDVGTTNGWRLEEVVPAAELVARIDAEMPLEPAAPSYRGEVAGRYRYRDGGGEVGMITSVTQPFCADCTRARLSADGRLYTCLFASGGSDLRGPLRAGASDADLHDLVAGVWRGRRDRYSEARSELTAGLRRIEMSYIGG